The nucleotide sequence AAGTTTACCAGTATGAAGCTGGAGGCAAAACTTTGGATTTCTTTGTGGTTGACCTGTGGGAATTATGTCAGCAAGTAGTGCAAGAACTAATGCCTTTGGCTGATGTTAAACAGTTAACTCTCAAAGCTGTCTTGACAAAGGGTACTGAAGCTTCTTTAGTTAGGGTTAGAGGCGATCGCCTGGAACTACGCCGACTTCTCACTAACTTAGTTGGTAACGCCATTCGCTTCAGTGATGCTGGGTCAGTAGAAGTTCGCCTCAATTCCACTGTTCAAGGGGTAACGATTGAAGTAGAGGATACAGGTATTGGCATGAATCCAGAAGAACAATTACTTTTATTTGATCGCTTTCGACAGGGCAAGCATCAACGTCGGGGGAACGGTTTAGGATTATATCCCACATTCCGCACCCCCAGTGTCACTATCGGTTATTACGGAGGTAAATTCATGAAAAAAGAATAAAAAAATACATTTATCTATAAAAAAACAAATTTTAGATAGGAAAGTTGATTCAGATGTATTCTCAATAAGAAGCAATAAATAATGAGGGTGGTTTCTAGAACAATAAATAATATAATTTTATGTTTCAACGATTAAGACTTTATCATAACTTATATTTCTCCAGAAATAAACTTAAAAACAGCATTAGAAATTAAGCTCATTAATTTTATTAATGAGTCAAATGATATGATTAAAGTATTAATAATATTGATAAATCAACTTATATATCTGTAGTAATTACGGCAAGCTTCGGGGAGGAATAAGAGAATGTACTTCATCTCAGATGTCAAATTATAAAAGTCTGTTTTTTGTTGAAAAGTAACAAGATGAACTGATTGAAAACATTGAAATATCCACCGCATAGTTGGATTGTTGATGGCTTTGCCCAATTGATTTTTTACAGTATAGTTTAAGGATTTTAAAGCTGCTCTAATTTCTCTTTGTGCTAGAGTATAGACTAGCAGACATAACCCCATTATCATTGCCAATGCTTCTATTCTTTCTGGGCTTTTCAGAAAAATACTATCTGCTAAAAATAAAGGATTTTTGAGAAAACTAAATCCTCTCTCACATGATTGTTGTGCTTTATATTCGGACAGCATTTTCTCACTACTCAGTTCAGTTTCTGACAAAACATTTGTCGCAATTATAAACCTTCCTGCACTTAATATTTCTTGGTCAATAACATCTTTATTTTCACTAACAGTTGCTAAGATTTGATAGTATTTTGATTGATTTTCTTCTTTGACGTTAGGATCTTTTTCGATAACTTCGATATTTTCTACTTGATGATATTTAAATTCTTTACTTATTTTGGTTAATTCCTTTCTAGCATCAGCAGCACAAGCAAATTTTTCTTGCGATAGGTTTTTTAACTTAGTTTGAGTATTAGTCAAAGCTTTTTCTATTTTCTTTGATAATTTCTTTAAGTCAGATTTTTTTCTATCTTGGCTTTGTACGATTAACCATCTTTGTTCTATATCTCCATAAGTTATTTTCTTTTCGGCATAAGAATATCCTACTTTTTCACTTTTAACAAATTCCGATTCTGCTAAACTCATCACTAAGTTTTTTGCTGATTTTATCGTCAAGGGTACTCTGGTTAACCATTTGAGACTCGACATTAACTTGATATTTGATTCTGTATATAATGCGCTATCTGCTACTATTAAACTATCAACTTGTATTCTTTTCTGATATTCAACTGCTATTTCTCCAAACTTTTTAGAATCAACTTCATTCCCTGATACTGCTTTTATATATATTGGTATATCTCCATCTCCTGAACATACTAATTGTGTAATAAATTGTTTTAAATCTGGACGATGATCTCTTGAATAACCGTAGGTCAGCTTTATCGCTTGAGGTGATTGACTCTCTTTATTTTCTTTTTCTAATGAACCTGATTCTTTTTGATTTTCAAATATCACTGATGGTAAACTATTTTCATATTCTCCATCTACATGAAATGATGTTGAATCCAAGTGTGATGATGAGAGTGATATCTGATATATTTCTACTGCATTTAAACTGACGGCTAAAAATACTGTATCTAGTCCTTTTATAAATAATTTATCTAATACTCTCCCCAATTTATCATCATTGAGATATTCTGCTTTTACTCCTACACCAATTAAATGTTCACAAGCAATTAATTCAAAGAATTTTGGAAACATATATAACGGCTGTGACATCATACTTAAGCCGTTTAAAATCATCGCCTTTACTACCTGACCTGCACTAACTTTTTCTCCTGGCTCTGACCCTAGTAAATTATTAATTATTTCTACAATCCCAATTGAATCTACTATTCCTGCTACTATCCCTAAATGGTCAATCTTCTTCAATTCAAGGTCTTTGGTACTAAACATGGCAACAGAAACTCCATCAAAGTATCTGTTGAAATTTTCTCATTTTTCTGTTGATTCAAACCGGTTTTTTGTCTTTTTATAGTCAATGATTTTGAACCAAGTTTTCCATCAAAATAACCTAAGAACCAAAATTTTGTACAAAGTCCAAGTTTTTTGACTATATATCTAAGTTAATAGTAATAATTCCTATTTAGAGCCAATAAATTCTAGTCAATTCTCCCACTAATTAGTTCCTATGTACTAAATACATCCGTTTCCTTGGGGTGTCACAGTTGTGGGTGCGGAATGTGGGTTATATTTGTCCCGTCAAATTGTTGAAGCCCATCAGGGAAATATTTCTGTTTCATCGACTGTTGGGAAAGGCAGTATCTTCAAAGTTTATTTGCCTGTGCAAACAGCTTATTCAAAAATGTTATCAGCATAAAAAATTTGGGAAATCGAACTCAGGTAGGATTTGTACTGAAATAACTTACTTAGTTTATCAAAAAACTGATAATCAAAACTTTCAGCTATTCAAAAAAGTAACTTATTAATGCGTGCCTCTGAAGTGAAGTTTTACCAAGATTCATCTGGTTCAGGTGGACGCCAACCACGAGTAGTTGAACTTACATTACCTAGTCGATCAATTGCCCCAGGATCGCTATTGAGAAATTCATCTAAATCTTCATATCCACTTGGATAATAATAACCTGATGTAGGTTTGATAGGAATTTTCTTAATTATTATGCTTTCACCAGGTTTGAGATGAGCATATTCGGGGTAATGCTCATCTTGTGATATATCATCAGAAGGAGTGATCAACTCATCTCCTGGCGAATCTGGGTCATCGTCATAAAGCATTACTAATAAACCATCTTCTAGTCGTTGAATTCTTTTATTCATAAAATCTAGTGGGAGCTTCAAAATGGTGTAACTTGAGCAATACAGTGGAAAAAGGATAATACGATTAAAGGTGCTGTTCAGGTATTTAACTTTCTCGGAAGCCTGCTAGAGAGTCAGTCAAGTATTCGTGCTTGACGAAATACAGCTTTTGTAGTAGATCAATTTTTTAGAGAATTGGACAAAATACAAGCAAGTTAGTTGGGTGACTGAAACAGCGATCGCTTTGAATTCAGATTGTGTCTATATTGTCAACTATTATTTATTGACGGCTATCTAGCAGAGCTAATACCGTATAAAATACCGTTTGCGATGAAATCAGTAAATTATCCACTTGGATGATTTTATCTGGGGTGATTCCGTGCCAAGGTGAATAGAACAGTCTCATTGCTTGCTAGATAAGCTGTCTAATAAATTATTGGTAATGGATTTAACCACTAGAGTCTTAGAAGGTTCTGGTCTGAGTATACCTATCTTTGATGGGTCGTATAACAATGGTAAGGGGAGATATTTATCTGAACCAGAAATCATTAAAAATTCTCTGCTCGAACAGATGTTTGAAGCAGAAGATTTACAATCTCTACTACTGGTTAAAATTGACAGTAAAAATCCAGATGCGAACCATTTAAGACAAAGAACCTTTAGTGATGGAATCCGACGCAAGTTAGCTTTCAGTTCTGGCAATACTTATTACTTTGCTGATGATTCACTACATAAAAAAATTAGACGCTTATTCGCTACAGAACCCGATACTGCTTGTCGCTATGGTTCTTTATTAGTTAGCAATTGCTATAAAGGCTCAGAAACTTTTACAGGGCTGCGAGTCAAAATTGTGGACTTTGAAGATCCACAGTATGCTCATTATAAAACAGGAGACTGTCACGGCAAGATTTCGCCCCAACTTGCCAAACAATTGGGAGGAGAACCCAATTGTCCATTCCAATTTCGGTTCGCCTGGAGGAGTAATTGGGCTGAACCAGATAATTCCCAGTGCCCAAAAACCAGCTTCTTGTCCAAAGGTACTTTCCTACCTGATGCGACTTTAACCGATGCCGAAAGCTACGACATTATTATGGATCGTTCCTCAATTAAAGGCATTAAAAAGTCAGAACTCAAAAACTTAATTCCCTGTGGTGACTATGAGTTTCCCCAAGCGGTAATCGGTAATCGAGGTAACGCCAAAGCCACCAGCTACGATAATAGTTGGCAGTTTACCATTTGGTACTCAGAAGAAGCAGTCAAACAAGATTTGAGCAAACCCACCGAAGAAAAAGCTAGAGAACTGGCCCAGTTGCAGCGCAATCCCTTGGTGTTGGCAAAATACATCATCCAACAATATGATAAACAACAGCGATCGCAGCAAGAGCAATCTGAAGAAGCTTTTGACGAAATTGAGGGTAATGCTAACAATAAAGCACAGGAATCTCGCTGGATTTCCCTACTCCGCAACGATAAATATGGTCAATTGATTGAAACCCCCAAATTCTGCAAGTTTGCTACCGATTACATAGCAAATCAATGGCGTGACCTAGCAATTAAGGGTGGATACAACCATAATTCGGGTATGGCAATGCCATGCGATCGCCTAACTCGTGGCACAATCTGTGTACCCCATCTCCCAGAAGGAGATGTCATTCTCACCCGTTACCCCATTGTCAACTCAGACAACATCCGTCTCTACAGTAACATCCACGACCCAGAATTGAAGAAAACTCGCAACGTAGTTTGGATTCACCCCAAGGATGCCGAGGAATATCACCAAGCCGATTTTGATGGCGACCAATTAATGGTCAGCCCTGCTAGTAAACTGCCTAATATTGCTCAAGAAACTCTCCGCGCAGGTGAACCGGGACGATTTGAGCCAGTTAAACAACGCCCTAAGCTGGCGTATACGGAAATTACAGATGAAGAAGGCAACTTAAAATACAAAAATTTAGCAGAGATTGCTGCTGCTAGCAGTCAAAATAAAGTAGGGCTGGTAGCAACAAACATTGGGCGTGTACAGTCATCAATGCCCCAAGATGGTGAGAATGTAGAGCGATTTGTCAGACGACAAAGGAAGCTACTAAACCGCCTATTTCAGGCACTTCAGGTTGAGGTAGATTCGCCCAAAAGTGCAGAAAGATTGGAAGATATCAAGGAAATAGGTGGAGAAAATTTACTCGCAGATGCCAAAAAATGGTCAGAGTCTCACCCCAGTTACTTTTTGACTTTAAGAAAGATGAACGGCTTTATCGCTCCTTTGCCATGCCTGCGGATGCTCCCGGCTCAATCAACGTCATTGCAAGAGTTGTTGTCAATCCTGTATGGGAACCAACACGCATTCGCAGCAGAGATAGACACGAGTTTCGCTACCTGTTTCCCAAAGAGACGCTATCTGTAGATGCCTTGGAATGGGCGGAGGAACTGAAAACAAGGTTTCAGCAAGCTAGAGACGAAATTAAGGAACGGGTGGGAGATGATAGGGAAGCCTTTAATGAGGAACTAGGAAAGCTATACGAAAGCTATCGGGCGGAAATTGATGAATTATTCCCCAGTCCAGAAGAGAGGTTTGTAAATCCTGCGGACAGGCTCAATCAATGCGTAGCGTCTCCCAGAGAAGGCGCGGCGGCACTGTGGCACACACAACACACCCGTCCAGAACTAGATCGGCATCGCAAAGACTGTTTAAAGCTGGCAGAACAGATGGAAATTACGTTTTCGTTTCAGCACGATTATGAACTGCCCAGCGTTGCATTACCACAGGATATTTATGTTTTGAGTGTTCCTTTCGGTGCAGGTGCTATTAAATGGAAAGAGTCTTTAGAACAAAAGGGAATTAAATTTGATGCCACTATTCATCCTCAATTACCTCTGATTGAATTTGCTTTGAAAGACTTATCCCCCAAAGTAGTTGATAAATTAGCTGCTAAATTTGGTGAAAACATTAACGATTTAGATGAACTTAATATCCCCAAGGATTTAAGAATTATTCCTCCCGCAGATCATAGTTGGGCAACATCACGTCAGGATTCAGGTGTTGGTGCTTTGGCATATAACCTGTTTACAGAGGAAGTATGTCAGCAGCTTCAGGATTTTCAGTTTGATGAAATTAAAGTGTTGGGTATTAAATACAATCACTTTGCTAATGAAAACTTTGCTAGTAAGCAATGGAAAAAGCGCAGTGTTACTTTGGAAGTGGGAGTTTTTGAGTTACCTGAATCACACCCAGAGCATTATCGTTACAACGGTACACCGATATTACAGATTGATGGCAAGAATTTAGGCACTTTTGCTCCTGACAGTCCGAAACTGCCGATTGGTGCTACATTCGCAGCTACTTTGCAACCAGATGGCTCTAGTATTATCCTCAAGGTTAATTCTGAGTCAATCAGTCTGCCAGAAGTTTCATTACCGGAATCAGAACCAAAGTTAGATACTGCTGGACAATTCCGAGCCATTCACCGTGAACTCTGGCGTAAAGAAATGTTTGATAATTTGGTAGGAGCGATCGCTACTACCTACGAACAGCGACAAGCCAATCAATCTGCAAGTAATGAAATTGAGCAGTTTAACATTGGTAGTCATTGGACTGCTTATGTGCAACCCAGTGGTGATTTTATTGTGCGGAATGAAGCTAAACGGACAATTTGTAGAGGCAATCTCCAGACGGGTGAGGAGATATTTCCACTTTCAGAAGAACGTGCCAGGGAGCTAGAAGCGATGATTTTAGAGAGGGAACAATTACTTCACAAAAAACATGAGTTATCACACAATGGAAACCATATTAGCAGTCATAATATTGAGTTGAACTAAAGTGGTAAAGGAGATTATTTAAATGTGCCAAATAGCATAGGCACTTTTATAAATTTACAATTACCTAGTACTTACGCACTGTACAAAATGACTATCATGTGTGTCCAAGAAAAACCTTTGTTTCAGGCTATTGGTTACTAGCTTTAGATCGCTAGTGATCGCTGGCTAATGGTGAAAAAATCAAACTAAAATGCCTGAAAATACATACCCATATTTAATTGCTTCTGTCAATGCGTAAGTCCTATTACCTTTGAAACCGCAATAATAATTTTTTTTAATAATTATTGATTATAGAGTAGCTTTTATTTGATACAGTAAAGATATTTTTAAATGGAAGTAAAGCCCATAAAACTGGTGTATCAAATAAAGTATATGTTGCAAATATGGCTCAGGTATGGCGTTGCTCAAGACAAAACCTTAGTCTCAATTGAAGATGTTAAGCATGGGAAAACTCAGTTAAGGTGTCCCTAATGTGGTCGTGAGTTGACAGCAAAAAAGAGCTATGAATTTATCAAACTTATCATTAGAATTGGAGTTAGCTGTTTGCGCGATTGCAGCGCAAGCCTATGCACATACTAGATACAAGCTGATTGTTAAAATATCTGAGGATTTTATTACCATAGAATTTCAAGGATATTTTACTGAACAATTTAATCCCAAAAATCGCCCTGATCCAAATCCTAATAGCAATTTATACCGAAATACGAGAGTAGATTTTTCTCTTAATTACTTTAAAGATGAACTAATTCTTGGAGGGTGGTGGCGTGGAGCAATATTATCCTTATATTATTCTCAAAATCAGCATTTTTGGCTGAATGAAGATGGGGATGAGATTGCCAGACCCTATCCAGATGGGGATAAATTTGAATCTATTGCTGCAAAAATTTACCCACTTTTAAAGCAGCATTTTAATTAGGTTTTATTTAGATTTCTGCAATAGTTCAGCCAGTAAAAATCAATTAAAATCCTTATTGATGCTTTAGTTTGATTGAGAAAAAATCTGCCTTTCAAATACAAATTAATTCCCCAATCAAATTCGCCGCTCGCTCTCCATATTTTTGCTTAACAGCACTATTATATGGCAATTTAGCTTCGCTCAAAAAGTCGCGGATAAATAGAGATAAGTTAAATCCTCTCTTCGAGTCAACGTATTCTACTAGTTCAATATTAAATAATACTTTGAATTCGTCTTCTCTTTGTTTGAGCGCTGAATATTTAGTTAAGTTGTTTGAAGAGAAGATTGGGCTGACTGCCTCATTAAACAGTTTTTCCATTAAGCGATCGCTCATATTTTCCTCTATACTTTTGTGCTAAGTTTTACTTCAATGGAACTTCAAGTTGTGTAACACATTAGACATCTCCAAAATAGTATATTTTGTGGTAAAAGAACATAATAATAAGTTTTCTGACACCCAAACATGAGTGACATACCGAATTACATTGAGGAGAATCCTAAAGAAATAAAGCGGTTAATTGGTATAGAGTATGAACACAGTGTCTTCTTGGTAACGTCTAACAAAATGAGTGATAATCATGATTGATCTACTGTCTAAGGATTTAAAGCATTCGGAAAAATATAAAGGCTGCATTATTGATGTGTGGCGTGATGATAGGCGTGGCTGCTACTTGGCTGAATTATATGCCCCAGTACGCAACAGAATGTTGATGCAACAAAGGCAAGCCTTCTCAGATATTCAATCGCCTGTAGCTTATATGAAGGAACAGATCGATAAATACTATTCGCAAGGTTGGTATAAAGGCTGCATTATTGACGTGTGGTTTGATCTACGCCTTGGCTGCTACTTGGCTGAATTATATGTACCCGTGCAGTCAGAAATGGTGCTACAAGAAAGCCTACCATTCTCAGATATTCAATCGGCTCTAGCCTCCATGAGGGAACAGATCGATAAATATTACTTGAATGAGGTCAGACAGTAGTTCAATAGCATCAGTCAGGTTTGGGCGCATTCACATCAGGTATTGAGCGCGATATTGTGCCACTGCTGGCAGTAAAACTCTATTCCAGCCTGAGTAATAATTAGCTTGGTTGAGTGCTTACCGTCTTTGTTCCAGTAGCCAACTTCCTTTACTAATCCGTTGTCGGTTCCGTAATAATCTCGCAGTCAACACCCTAGTCCACTGCCAACTAAACCCAGCGTAATCCCCAAAGTTTAAGCCACTGTCTGCTCGTGGTGGGATGAAGGGGAAATAATACCGCGTCCTTATCCTCATCGAGATAAGCTTCTCTGCGTTCGCTAAAGAAATATATCCTTTGTTAATAAAGATGATCTGAATTTTGATATCAGTGCTAAAGGGTAGCCAGAGCCGATTATACCTGCAATCGCTTAAATTTTTAGCAGCACTTTAGTGACAACGCCATGAATATCAGCGCAGCCATCTTCTAGGGGGAGCAGCAAGGGAGCTTCGTAGATATGAATACTCGCTACAATTTCTTGCCCTAGTAAATCTTCATAGCCATAAGCCTCGTAATAGCATCCATGAGATGCTAAAGCCAGATAAGCTTTTTTGTTTGGCCTGTCTAGCCGAATAACTATCCCTGTCTGTTCGCATTCCATAATATGTCATTCCAAATTAATAAATAAAGACAACTGATTCTTAATTATTTGAATATCATTAAATAAATCTTTCTTTAAAGATTTTAACAGAGAAAGAGAGCCGATAACATAATCATCAATGTCATTGGTACTCAAAACAGAACTTTCATCCAACTCATCTTTTAAGTCTTCTAACAAATCAATAGTTTTCATGTCTCCCCCTCAGATTAACAAGTATTTTTCTTTAGTAATTAGATGCTGGAGAGTCAGGTAATGCCAAAAATATAATACTTTGATAAAAAACCATTTTTATCGCCCACCCTTTATCTTTAAATTTATGTATTTGATAGTAAAAAATATCAGGATGTCCTCCTTTATTTTCTAGCCCTAATTCATTAAATGCTTGACTAGCACGAACTAAATAATCATGCTCTGGGTTTAAAGATAAATCAGGCATTAAGAACTTTGGACTTTTAATAATGCACTCTCCCTGCCACTTATCTTTATAGTTTGATTCGTAATAATAAAGAGCATAAGCAATAGATTTAATCACTTTATCAATGCGTTCTCGTTCATAAGCAATAGCTAAAGTTTTGCCTGGAATTAACAAGTCTCCATGCATATAAGGCACTACCACTGGTGTAGACCTAGAAAAAATTAACTTTCCTAGTGATGCATTTTGCCTTGCTAAAACGTCTATCCACTTAGACATCAGCAAAGAAAAAGCTAAATCGCTGTTGTCAGCGTGCAGAATAATTGACACGGCTGTATATTCATCATCTTTGGAACGCCCAGTATTATGTTTTTCACAGGATGGAACTGTAATTAAATTTTTTCGATAATCAGGGCTACCAGAAGGTAAATCTTTCTTTTTCGGGAAAAAACACTTAGGTGGAGTGTGTTCTTTAGTAGTTGCAATTTCATTACAATAATAACATTTATGTTTCATAAAACTTAGTAATAATCAAAAAAACGTTGGTTGGGTGGTACATCTGAATATTCTGACCATTATTCAAACAATTTAGGTCTTTTAACCATCGCTCCACCTTCCCTTACAAATCCATACTTTGCGTACCAATTTGTTAATTCTTCTTGGTTTAACCAAACACCGCCCGCGCCACCTGGATCTGCAAAAAGAGATACTGGTAAATTTAATTTTTCACCATTTTTAAGAATTTTACGAAGCAAATATGAACCCAAACCCTTAGCTTTATCTTGGTCAAAGATAACCTGTAATTCATGCACCCATAAGCTTGTTTGTCCGCTTACATTTTCAATACTTGTAAAAGCAAATGCGATACTTTTTTGATTTTCATTTCTTAGCTTCCATCGTCTATATAAAGAATAATTTATTTCAACTTCGCCCTTATAGTCTTTTTCCTCTACTGTTTTGAGTGTGTACAGCAGATTGATCTGTAAATTTCGCACAAACCGCCTAATCTTTGTACTCAACCTTGTCATCCATAGTAATTTTAGAAGGTAGGGCAAGACAACGCTTTTATTACCTCCAAGGCAGGATTGCGCTGGATTATATTGATTACCCTTGGTATTACAGCAGTCCACATTAATAGCTAGTTTAGATCATCCTCAATAGTACTATAGTACTATTAAAATTTCTTTAGCTGACCTAATCTAAATCCCTACCTTAATAGTAGGGTTGATTTTGGCGTTGACAGGTAATTTTGATAGCAATCCTTTATGTCGTTTATAACGTCTACAACGTTTATATATAGAAACTTTTACGTTGTTTACGTTTTCTACAACGTTTCAAGTGGATACTGGGATAACATCTCTGAAAAAGGTATCCACTTTTCATCGTTAGAGTAGATCATGATGCCGTCTTTAGTAGTTTGACTAGCTTGAACCAATTTATGCAGCTTGGCTTTTGGATACCATTCAGTAAATAAGTCTAGCTCTGATTTGATTTGTATTTTACCGTTGGGTTTCCAACCTTGTTCAATAGCAGTTTTTAGCCAACCTCCTGGCTTATCAACACCACCATCAGAAATCGCTTCTTTTAACGCCTCTATTGCATCTAAAACAGTTTCTTCTGAGAATGCTTTAATTGTTTTAGTTAAAGTTGAATTAGATTGAATACCTAAAAACTCAAGTTGTTGTTTAACTTGGTCACTAATATTTGAACGTCCTGCCCTTTTCTTTTCTAGTAACGCTACTTTAGAATTCTCTACGGGTACTGCTGTAAATTGCTGTACTTGTTGACGGCATTCCTGGAATTGTTGTTTTAACTCTGCATTTTCAGCCTTAAGCCTTTGGGCTAAATCATCAGCACCTTGTAGATGATAAACCCTACCAGCTAACCCTTCATTAATTCTGCGTAGCCCATCTATTTCTGCTCGTAACTTCTTGTTCTCTTCCCTGAACGTGGAAATCACTACTGATTTGGAATTATCTGATGCTATTGGAGGTTGTTTAGATTTAGGTTTTTGCTTTTGCTGGTCACGCAGAGTTTCAATTCTATTTCTCAAATCTTCCTGTTTATACAAGTAAGCAGTCGAGACATTAGCAGATTGAGCTACGGATTTAAAACTAATTATTTGACCTTGTTTTATCATCCTCTCAAGTGCTTTTTCTACTCGCTCTGCTGATTTTTTAGCCTTCTGTGCTGCTGCGTCTTGTAATGCTTCAATCTTTCTGTTTGTCATTATCCACCTCAAAAACTTTAATTAGCTTTAGAGAATTCACTCCTTTCTAAGTAAGTCGGTGAAAAAAATTCAATGTATATGAAGAAATATAAATTAGCTGTAGGGTGTGTTATGCCTTATAGCAACGCACCTGAGATTGTTGACGATGGGGCGCTTGGCGACAACACACCCTACATTAAAATTCTTTAACATAGCTGGAAATATTAGCACCGACTTACTTAGTCTCGGTTTTGGAATATGTAAATACTCAAACTTATGTACAAAACAGTAAGCAACTGATTATTTTATTAGTATTGGCTCTATACCAGAGTAAGAAAACTCGATTATGCTATTTCATTGTCTGCTTCCAAGGTTTTTATGACTTTCTCTAAATTCTCTTTAATAGGCGTGTTCTTATGGACTTGTAACTCCCAACCACAACTGTGAGCTTTTTTAAAACGTTGTTAGTGCGCTCTAAAGTGGATTTTAAAATAGGTAGAAAGTTTTTATTTGTTCTCCAGTGTGGGCAGTTGTAGCAACCATCGAAACCAGGAATATCACAATTACCTAGTATCTTGGGTCTAGCGCAATAGCCATGTTCTAAAGCTCTGGCTTGTACGTTCTTCTTGAACCATTCCAGGTCATCATTGCTAGACAGTATCGTTTCCTCTAGTTTAGCAGTTTCTCCCTTGAAATTAACTACCCTTGATTTATGGTATTTCTCAACCTCTTTGCTGAGAGTTTCATCAAAAATATGAGCATATACCATCGTCATTTCTGGCGATTCATGCCCTAAAAAACGCTGGATAATATGCTGAGGAACACCAGCATTAATCATACGAGTACCAACCGTATGCCGGAATTGATGAGATTGAAAATTCCAAATTTTACCCGAACTATCCTTGACATTAAACTTTTGAGCTAATCTCTTAATATAGTTAATAAAGGAAGTACTTGTCATGAGTTTAGGCTCTGGTATAAAGTCATCACTTTTCCCTGTTGCCCTTCCACAAAATAAGTAAGTAAACCCATTTCCTAATTCTTCTTTTATATAAGCCTGTTGTTCTTGTATGACTTTAGCTAACTCATTACTAATAGGCTTGGTATGTTCCTTATTCATCTTATACATTTGATATTGAATATACCATCCTCCTTTTCCATTAGACTTTAAACAATCAAACTTTAGTCTTGTTAATTC is from Nostoc cf. commune SO-36 and encodes:
- a CDS encoding GNAT family N-acetyltransferase, giving the protein MRNLQINLLYTLKTVEEKDYKGEVEINYSLYRRWKLRNENQKSIAFAFTSIENVSGQTSLWVHELQVIFDQDKAKGLGSYLLRKILKNGEKLNLPVSLFADPGGAGGVWLNQEELTNWYAKYGFVREGGAMVKRPKLFE
- a CDS encoding DUF6262 family protein → MTNRKIEALQDAAAQKAKKSAERVEKALERMIKQGQIISFKSVAQSANVSTAYLYKQEDLRNRIETLRDQQKQKPKSKQPPIASDNSKSVVISTFREENKKLRAEIDGLRRINEGLAGRVYHLQGADDLAQRLKAENAELKQQFQECRQQVQQFTAVPVENSKVALLEKKRAGRSNISDQVKQQLEFLGIQSNSTLTKTIKAFSEETVLDAIEALKEAISDGGVDKPGGWLKTAIEQGWKPNGKIQIKSELDLFTEWYPKAKLHKLVQASQTTKDGIMIYSNDEKWIPFSEMLSQYPLETL
- a CDS encoding IS1634 family transposase, with product MFSTKDLELKKIDHLGIVAGIVDSIGIVEIINNLLGSEPGEKVSAGQVVKAMILNGLSMMSQPLYMFPKFFELIACEHLIGVGVKAEYLNDDKLGRVLDKLFIKGLDTVFLAVSLNAVEIYQISLSSSHLDSTSFHVDGEYENSLPSVIFENQKESGSLEKENKESQSPQAIKLTYGYSRDHRPDLKQFITQLVCSGDGDIPIYIKAVSGNEVDSKKFGEIAVEYQKRIQVDSLIVADSALYTESNIKLMSSLKWLTRVPLTIKSAKNLVMSLAESEFVKSEKVGYSYAEKKITYGDIEQRWLIVQSQDRKKSDLKKLSKKIEKALTNTQTKLKNLSQEKFACAADARKELTKISKEFKYHQVENIEVIEKDPNVKEENQSKYYQILATVSENKDVIDQEILSAGRFIIATNVLSETELSSEKMLSEYKAQQSCERGFSFLKNPLFLADSIFLKSPERIEALAMIMGLCLLVYTLAQREIRAALKSLNYTVKNQLGKAINNPTMRWIFQCFQSVHLVTFQQKTDFYNLTSEMKYILLFLPEACRNYYRYIS
- a CDS encoding tyrosine-type recombinase/integrase; amino-acid sequence: MKIEEIAKDLIYPSLEMQVLEQTKPTVENRPKETFGAKRPHILIAPKEFEFDHDVWTTEHLGYEKGIHAHNKINFSYIQQPWLKYYFKKFILYLSNTRLAFSTLIVKVAYINVFSDFLTAISYSQEFPGISRELIINYLSYLRGNNYSYFHHIHCISILKTFFETGVVNNWFQVEPALIRLEDWPKESKRLPRFIPEGVMTQLNQHLEYLPKSVMRMVLVDIECGFRIGELTRLKFDCLKSNGKGGWYIQYQMYKMNKEHTKPISNELAKVIQEQQAYIKEELGNGFTYLFCGRATGKSDDFIPEPKLMTSTSFINYIKRLAQKFNVKDSSGKIWNFQSHQFRHTVGTRMINAGVPQHIIQRFLGHESPEMTMVYAHIFDETLSKEVEKYHKSRVVNFKGETAKLEETILSSNDDLEWFKKNVQARALEHGYCARPKILGNCDIPGFDGCYNCPHWRTNKNFLPILKSTLERTNNVLKKLTVVVGSYKSIRTRLLKRI